One [Chlorobium] sp. 445 genomic region harbors:
- a CDS encoding PTS sugar transporter subunit IIA codes for MKLSDIISEKYIQIGLEAKSKNDLIEKMLMLVSSHPAILDRAKLRADVLKREKEMTTGIGKNVALPHAKTSAVSAPLLGFAVLKREVEFASIDDEPVKLVFLLATPEQMLTQHLKLLSRISRVIGSDATREKLLQAESSAEVLELFQLEEQSFPEI; via the coding sequence ATGAAACTTTCCGACATCATTTCTGAAAAATATATTCAGATTGGGCTTGAAGCCAAGTCGAAAAACGACTTGATAGAAAAAATGCTGATGCTGGTTTCATCTCACCCTGCAATCTTGGATAGAGCCAAGTTGCGCGCCGATGTGCTCAAACGTGAAAAGGAAATGACCACAGGAATTGGTAAGAATGTCGCCCTGCCACATGCCAAGACAAGTGCGGTGAGTGCGCCACTGCTTGGATTTGCTGTACTCAAACGTGAAGTGGAGTTTGCTTCAATAGATGATGAACCCGTGAAGTTGGTCTTCCTTTTAGCCACGCCTGAGCAAATGCTGACACAACATCTCAAATTGCTTAGCCGCATCTCGCGTGTAATTGGCTCTGACGCCACGCGTGAAAAACTCCTACAAGCTGAATCGTCTGCTGAAGTGCTTGAGC